From Salvia splendens isolate huo1 chromosome 3, SspV2, whole genome shotgun sequence, a single genomic window includes:
- the LOC121796010 gene encoding chalcone synthase, whose amino-acid sequence MVTVEEIRRAQRAEGPATVLAIGTATPSNCVDQSTYPDYYFRITNSEHMTDLKEKFKRMCEKSMIKTRYMHLTEEYLQENPNVTAYMAPSLDARQDIVVVEVPKLGKEAAQKAIKEWGQPKSKITHVVFCTTSGVDMPGADYQLTKLLGLRPSVKRFMMYQQGCFAGGTVLRMAKDLAENNAGARVLVVCSEITAVTFRGPSEAHLDSLVGQALFGDGAAAVIVGSDPIVSVERPLFEMVSAAQTILPNSEGAIDGHLREVGLTFHLLKDVPGLISKNIEKSLKEGFAPIGISDWNSIFWIAHPGGPAILDEVEKKLELKPEKMRATRSVLSDYGNMSSACVLFILDEMRKASAKEGLSTTGEGLEWGVLFGFGPGLTVETVVLHSVNIN is encoded by the exons ATGGTCACCGTGGAAGAGATCCGCCGTGCCCAGCGCGCCGAGGGGCCCGCCACCGTGCTCGCCATCGGCACCGCCACGCCCTCCAATTGCGTCGATCAGAGCACCTATCCGGATTACTACTTCCGCATCACCAACAGCGAGCATATGACCGACCTCAAAGAGAAGTTCAAGCGCATGT GCGAGAAGTCGATGATCAAGACGCGGTACATGCACCTGACGGAGGAATACCTTCAGGAGAACCCGAACGTGACGGCGTACATGGCGCCGTCACTGGACGCGCGTCAGGACATCGTGGTGGTGGAGGTCCCGAAGCTAGGCAAGGAAGCCGCCCAGAAAGCCATCAAGGAGTGGGGCCAGCCCAAATCCAAGATCACCCACGTCGTCTTCTGCACCACCAGCGGCGTCGACATGCCCGGCGCCGACTACCAGCTCACGAAGCTACTCGGCCTCCGCCCCTCCGTGAAACGCTTCATGATGTACCAGCAGGGCTGCTTCGCCGGCGGCACCGTCCTCCGTATGGCCAAGGACCTCGCCGAGAACAACGCCGGCGCCAGAGTCCTCGTCGTCTGCTCCGAGATCACCGCCGTCACCTTCCGCGGCCCCAGCGAAGCCCACCTCGACAGCCTCGTCGGCCAGGCTCTCTTCGGCGACGGCGCCGCCGCCGTCATCGTCGGCTCCGACCCCATCGTCAGCGTCGAGCGTCCCTTATTCGAGATGGTCTCCGCCGCCCAGACTATCCTCCCCAACAGCGAGGGAGCAATAGACGGACATCTCCGCGaagtaggcctcacattccacctACTCAAAGACGTCCCAGGGCTCATCTCGAAGAACATCGAGAAGAGCCTGAAGGAGGGCTTCGCCCCCATAGGGATATCGGACTGGAATTCGATTTTCTGGATAGCGCATCCCGGTGGGCCCGCGATTCTGGATGAGGTGGAGAAGAAGCTGGAGCTGAAGCCGGAGAAGATGAGGGCGACGAGGAGCGTGCTGAGTGACTACGGGAACATGTCAAGCGCGTGCGTGCTTTTCATATTGGACGAGATGAGGAAGGCCTCCGCCAAGGAGGGGCTGAGCACGACCGGGGAAGGGCTCGAGTGGGGGGTGCTCTTCGGGTTCGGGCCGGGCCTCACGGTAGAGACGGTCGTGCTGCATAGCGtcaatattaattaa